One Coffea eugenioides isolate CCC68of chromosome 2, Ceug_1.0, whole genome shotgun sequence genomic window, ATAGAAGTATGCGATATTAACATGCTTTGCTTGCTGGAATTGCATTGGAACTTAccattctaattgattcatcTAATAAAGCTGGTAATGAAAATCGTTAAATAAAACTGGTAATGAAAATCTATTTTTAGCGGTGGGCACTTAACATATATGCATTTCTTGGTTGGGAGAAAAATTGTGCTATCTATTGCTTCGAAGCCTTTTACAATTagtaaaaaaaatcattttccaaAAGTAAAAGCATGAATTCGTACCTACCCTTAGAAGGAATAGTGCCAATTAAATCGTTGGGAGTGTTTCTAACATATTAATGTACTAAGACAACTGCAAAATTCATTAAGATTTGACAAGTTGCCTCTGGCACATCTCATTCTAGACTTGAAGAGTGGATCCAATTAAACAATGTCTTTAAACTCGAACCGAAAAGTTGATCCAAAAAAACTTTCTAATGTACAATTCAACCGATTCAAAGGTTTAataacttttatttatttttgtattaaaaattttgaaaaaaccaaaaaatttgttttagaaaataaaaaattaataaaaactGGTTAAACCTCCCCATTTTTACTAGTTCAAACGGTTCTTAATTGAATTTAACCAATTCAATTGAATCTTTGAATTATTCATTAAATCGGACCGAACGCATGACCGGTTTGCGATTCGACCGGTCGATCTGGTTTCAAAATAAACGTTGGAGTCCCAAACCTGTAAAAGAAATTATGTTTGATCAGAGTTGCTTTATTCCCCACCGGTTCTGTGACAGAATTCTACAACATTCCAACCAGTCAAACCAAGAGAGGGCAATATGTAACATCATCTTCTCAAAGAAaatgacaaaaacaaaaagaaagtaGCAAAATTTAACCAGCCATTGGGTGGTTATAGACATATTCGATTGCAAGATGGCAGGAATCAATCTTATCGGCTTCCTTGTCCGGGATCTCAAGCTTAAATTCTTCCTCCAGTGCCATCACGATCTCGACAGTGTCTAAACTATCTAATCCCAAATCTTTCTGAAAATGAACATCAGGAGTCACCTGTACAGGTGCAGCACAAGAAGCAGAAGTCAGCAACTATTTCGATTTCCATTCAACTAATCCTTTGTTGTCtaatcaaaataaaatgatatgCTGTCAGGAAACACAATTGATGGATAATCGTAGGAATGGAGACAATAATGTAAGGTCCTGCAACAGATTGACTGTGTACTTTCCAAGCAACATGCATAAATCTGACATTAACAGCTCCTTATTCCAATGAATTTAAGAAACAGCATGAGATATGCCATAATTTCAATTCATCATTCTAGATCCAACAGAAAACTGGTTTCCTTTATTCTTTTATATTGAAGCCTATTATTGAGAGGACCTGTCTTCTTGCCAGCGCAAAATCAATTTCCTCAACAAACATCAAACTTCACACAATTGACGTTACAAATACTGAAATAGACATTTCttttgatgaagaagaagagttCTGTACATCTATCATGCATTATAATTATGTCAAATTGTACCGCCCAAAAGCATTTAGTTGATAGAGTGCCGGTGTCTTAAACTAGTTTAGAGGGCTTCAAGGAAAACAACTTTCTTCATTGGAGCCCAGAATGTACACTGGTTACAAGAACAATTAAGCCAATTATGAAGGTTTTAACAATACTTTTCAATGATAGATACAAGAGGATCGACAGATAGTGGTAGATGAACTAAAGTGAAGGACATCAGCAAAACAAATGTCAGTGTTAAGACAAAGAAAAGCCCCAATATATCTGAATATTACATGCTCGTCTTTCTAGCAAGAAGGTAGCAAACTACCTTATGACCAGCTTACCATGTCATCATCTCAAGCACAAAAAGTTGCCATATGACCAGCTTACCATACAGattaagaagaaaaagaaaccagCAGTCTGATAATTTTGTTTGTTCTCCCATATCCAAATACGTTGCTGATAGATATTCTTTTGAATTGACTCTTAGTATAAAAGACAACAGATCGCTTCATAATAAAAAACCTGATGGAATGATGTTTCATAGTTGCACTATAAAGCAACTAGCAGCACCAAGGATTAGACAGGAAGTACATCCCCAACAATAACAACAGGCAGTCCCATGCTAGAGTATGATCCTCTCACCAGGAAAAGCAACCCAGCATAAACAGCAAGGATAAGCTTGCATCAAATCACACCCAATGCACTAAAGCTGACAAGTAGAGGCTGCTCATAGAAAAATATCATAACCAAGAACCACGAAACTCCTACCTCCCAAGCCCTTTCAGGGAGCCTACTGCTCTTTCTTAAAGAAGCCTCAAGTTCAGCAACTTTCTACTCATGTACACCTGGTTAATCTAAATGCCATTACTTAGGTGCCCACCCGAGGGGGAGGGTTACATTCCTGTAGTGTCATTTCAGCACAAATCGAAGTAGCAGGGGAAGAAAAACCCAAAATATATCGCTAACAACTGTCAGTGCAAGTGCATATCAAAACTCGCTTTCCCAATGCTACAAGTCCCTGCCCATGCTTGATTCAGATTTTCTACAATTATCGCTAAAGTAGGAGCCTTTTTTTTCTGATATTTCAATAAACATCTTCAAAAAATTAGCTCCAAGAGTATAGGCCAAAATGTTATCCCAATACAGATTTTGACGACACGCTATTTAGCAGCAAGCAAATGCAGATCAAACCACGTGAAGATTCTattgaagagaaattttttcTGAAGATGATAGTTAAGATTGTACTTCAATTAATGATAAAGCAGCTCAaaatcaaagtttcaagaatcCCAATTCAAAGCCCACAATACTACACTCATTATCCCAAGTTGAAATTTCTAACTTATTATACTACTGCAAATCTATCCAAAGGAGCAACCAGCTCGGTGTCTGAGTCTGTAACGGCCTGTCCTTGTTTCATTTCATTAACAAAGAACACCTCAATGCCTAGTTTCTGAACTTGCTATATGTAAAAACTTCAAACTTCACAATTAATTGCTTCGACAAACTTTTTCGCCATTCTCAAGCCGTCGTACGAAGCACCACTCAAATAACAGAAATTCTTGCATAGACTAAACCTGATAAGGCCCATATGTAGTCATAAACTGTATACATTCCAGAACAATTCAACACCGGCAAATAGCTATCTACGAATGAGAAGTATACATCTCCCAAACCCACCTTCCTCTATCCTATTCCAGCTCCCAGATACCCATAAACAATGAAATTTGTCAACCCTTAAATCCCTTAAATTTGTCAACCACCACAAACAGATGTTTACAAAACAGTTACTagattaaacaaagtcaaaCCCGGAACATCTTAATAgccaataaaataaatcattGCACGTTTTATGCCTGTTACCACTAATTCAGGAGAAACTTAAAAGCATCAAAGGAAGAtagaaattgaagaataaacGAGAGGACAAAGACCTTGGCAGGGTCAACTTTTGGGAAGCTCTTGACAACGTCGAGGACTCTTGCAATGACTTCTTCCTTGTCGAGGTGATCGTCGTGCGACGACATAAATCGGACGGACCCGAGTTTAGTAGATCCatttagggttagggtttgggaaACTGGGATTCTGATGTGACGAAGAATGCTGGATCTCAATGCCGATGATGCCATTTCTGGAAGTGAGTTTTTCTTCCTCTGCTTTTCTCTCACTCACTGACGACACTGTGGACTCTCGTTGCTGACTGCGGGGAATTTTGAGCTCAGGCGAGGGTGATGGGGAGCCGAGGACCAATTGGGAATTTCAGGCTATGAAGAACTTTTATTGCATCTTACTACATTTTCGAGATAATATTTTTACTTTGTACCCACACAAGttttaattcctttttttttttctgatccACAaactgtgtttttttttcttttttggttcttcttttttatgtttaatgTCACATCTCTCAAATACAAGGCTGAATGGAAGAAATATAACGACTCGAAGGAATAAAAGACTGCAATAAGTATTTGAAGAGAACGTTTTGAAGGGAaacacaaaaaaatatatattaggGGAGAAGAATGTATGAAATTTGAGACTCAATACATGTAATTAAAAGTGTCAATATACATAAAAGAAAATCGAGTCCAGTGACTTCAATTTTGAGGTCCCCTCCGGGCAGATCAACTGATTTCCGTAGTCCCCTCTTTAGGGGCAGGTTACTGGTTCAACCCCGGGAGAGCTAACGCGTTGTGAACCTTGGGGCGGGGTTCTCACAGCCGCAGGGGATGGGGTGGGCGCAAGTCGGGTACTCGCCCCATTCACCATTTGGCTGACTCGACCCGCACTTTACGGGTCAACCATTTTTTGACCCTTACCTGCCCCGCATATCAGCGGATACCCTATAATCGGGTACTCGTTGAGATATGGTCGGGTCAACGGGTACCCGCCCCGTCCCATTTAtcatttcattttaaaaaaatgatttataccaatttaattttatattttacacattcatctaagatttaataatttttttttctaaaaaaagatttcccaccaagaaacaagcatgtgaagaaaatataagataaaggaaaacaattaaaagaattcgaaatcaataaaagtttgaaataagtagcacaatttttaatatatatgttccacattaattaaacttttttctataaaatataagatcatgacctctacaaatgaatcttgtaaataaactatagtctctcatatttgtaatgcaatttgttcaataaaattacttatttagttcttattattttataatgtgtgtataaaaataaaaataaaataaaatatatatatgcggggcggatcgggtacccgcgggtttttaattatgtgaccctAACCCGCCCTACATCTTAGCGGATACCTGACCCTCTTTTGacccgatcaaataataaaaatcggatatcctaattttcggATCGGATATGACGGATTTTCGGGTTAGCAGataattttgcccacccctagcaggggattagtcgggtccAATGGTTCCGGACACCACCCCtgtgtcgaaaaaaaaaaaaaaaagacttcaATTTTGAGACTAGACCCGTCCATTCGTTGAACCTTTGTAAGGTCACGTCTGTTAGTGATTTCAATTTAAACTATAAAACCTAGCTAGTTTAATAAAATCGAACTGTCAAATCGCTAGGTAATTAAAAGGACAACTACTCTAGAAAATCATCCCAGCTTAATGGTGAGTTCATGCAATTAACCAATTTTTAACTTTCGGAATGAGTTGCATCGATAACTATGTAGCTTTTTCTCTATACGAGGATAACGATCTAGCAACGAGAATGGTTCAAGAACTTTTTAAACCACCAAACATGCCACAACCAAGTTGGTAATGTAGCTAGTCACAAATTAGAATGCGTTGTTTTTCTATGGCTTAGGAGAACAAGCAATGCAGTTAGTCATACACTGGCAAGTTTACGTTAACTTGCGTGATGATGTAATTTGGAAGGGAGACTTTCCTAGTTGGCCGACTAGTGCAGCCAAGGTGATTAGCAATAGCTATTAAATGTTACTTCTTTCGTCTCAAAAAGTTTGACGCGTTTTGAaattggagtttttttttttatcaacgattgatgaaaaggaaagaaatttgctCAAATTTTCATATTTGTCTTTTTCAATTAGTGGCTAGAATTAAAAAGTTTTACAAGGAGACAGTAAGGTTCTTGTACTCCCTTGCACGCATGACTACACATGCCATTACATGCACGTACAAAGAGTTGTCCATATTTGAAACCAGGGGCTAGGGATGGCAATAGGGGCGGGTGCTCACGGGCAACCGCCCCGCGGGGGGCTCTCAgggcgggggggaattttttccccccgtttagaaaccgggcggggggcgggggtatatactcccccgccccgccacccgcaaaaaaaatatatatataattatatataatatgtaatttaattagttataaatttatgataatgatattattagttagatgtattatataatgtatattagtgtatgtaatataattgatattatcaattatacgaataattagacatgtctactaatagaatttattaattagttatactaaatttactaatacatttatactaaatttctaattatacttaaagaataacacttttttctcaaaaaaaaagcacaaacacaataatgaattagtgattgtatttgtaccaaaaaatgaaaacttaactattttagttgtatttatttcatcatgttggattgtattcaaataacttttgtttgattgtttttatgagtttcaattgtaaaattaaaatgaataataacttgatgatgtgttgatattttagtacttgattatttattaaaatttaactataataaaattttattagccCAACgggaaaaaattttattaaccccgcgggggaagcggggcggggTAGGGGACGGGGTGGGGGCGGGGGGAGTTTGTAGGcagcggggcgggggatgggggagggatcccccgccccaaccccgccccgttgccatccctactgGGGCGGAGCAGAAAAAATTCTTATGCGGGCAAAAAAcaaacactaaaattttttagcctactcttttctagttttttaagcaaaaaaaaaaaaaaccaacaaatacaaatgatgcatatattccatgaaaaacataaaaagataaattcaaaattattaatgtaataataattttatttcaaaaataaactaaTTTACTGCgagtttttatattttgataactAATTTGGTTGTGGAAATAAGAATGACTCTCAGTTGTGGAGGGAAAATGGGGGACCAGtggaaggaaggaaaattgggATGTGGGGACAAAGGAAGTGAatgatatgattgaatgaattgaTCAAGAGAAAGAGTAACTAGCTGCTTGATTGTAGAAGGTAGTGGCTCTTGGTTGTGGGGGAAAAATGGAGGACCAGAGGAGGGTAGGGAAATTGGGGAGTGGAGCCCAAAGAGAGTGAATGATATGATTAGTACTTACTAGTTAAAAtgaaaagggttttttttagCTTGTTTCAAATGGAATTTGTGTCCCACGTATCTTTTTAGAATTTTAGTttatgaactaacttaaaaAATCACGTGATTCTTTCACATCCTTTCTAAGAAAACTCTGAGGGCACACTtgaaattatattaaaattgtATAAGTATTATAAGAATTTAAAGAAGATAGTGGGGCCCGTGCCCCCAGTGTTCCCAACTTAAATCCGCCCCTGATTGAAAGTTGAAACTCACGCTTCTCTCTTTAACTTGACTAGGAGGAGAACACCGCGCGATGCGCGGTGTAATTTTCAGACGTGCCCAGAAATGCGTAGTAGGATTTCATATTATTCCCCATTTCTGCCCAGCGTGCAAATGCAAAAGGAAAATTACTGTACATCAGAAGGTgaaaaaatatttgcaaatgcTACCAAATATTCTCAACCTTGTGTAATCATGCCTGTTCAGGCAACAGCATGAAATAATACAACTGCAAACTGGAACAATGATtctaaaataataataactacATAATTTTGGAACAGTTATGGAAATTACATCTCATTCTAAAACCACCCATGCCACGCTTTTCTCAATTGGAGGCTTCAGCTCCATATATTCATCAAATAAAATCTTCCTTGTTTGCTATGAGAGACTGCATAGTGACTTCAGTGACTAAGAGCATTAGTACTTTTGCATCTTTTGTCAATAAAAAAAACTTTCATTTAATAGAAACTAATCGTATAAAAGTTTGACAACCTCAACCATTCAGCCATGTACGAACCAAACTACCAATGCAGGTGAAGgatatagaaaacaaaaaacaatgATCATCTATACGACGCAGGTAATAATTTACTTTATCACCAACAAATCTGACTGAGAAATCCAAATTACCGTGCAAGCATTAGAAAGGGAAGAACACACACCAAGACCTACTTGTACACAAAGACAAAGAATCAACGCCTAAAGCCCCGCTACCTTCAATAATATTTTGTCTAGGAATATGATCTGGAATTAGACTTCTTATAGCATATCACAAAATAAAAGAGGCGTGCAGGGGAATTTTTTATTGGGGGCGGGAAAGGGGAGAGGAAAAAGAGGCACAAGCTGGGCCAACAGGAATGCTGTAGTTTCAAGTTGAAAATACACAGTTCAATGACATTCTAGTAATTGTAAACATGTTAATAGTATCATCAAATAAACTATATGTAATTTTCTGGAGTGAAAATTCTAAAGGAGAATTTGAACTCCAATTAGATTTTAGCAATATGTAttgaaacaaaaggaaaataataTAGAAAATTTTACTAAAACCAGCAAAAAAATCCAGTTTGATTAAAAAAAGGCCAGCCGCTAGTCCAAACTCAAATCCGAAAGATTCCATTCATATCTGAGAAACGTAAAATTAAGGACAAGATCTTTTATCTGAATTATAGTAGATAGGacacaataaaaaaatattaaaattgcACCACGTACTCAAAACAATAGTAAGCATACATCTATGAAAGAAGCAAAAAATTTACTGCTTTTTCAATATAGGAAATAAATCCAATAACATAAACTTGTAGGCAGCCTAGAAGGCAAGAGCTAATTATCATTAAATCACAAGAATTGAGAACTTCATCTTCTTGAAATATTAAAATCTATTTCACCTGGAAGAAGAAACTTAATAGGAGTATTGAGCAGACAAAATCTTCATCATTTGCACctgcaaaaccagaaaaatacattattaacaaaaataaattcataaaagaatagaaaagaagaaattttgaaaaatagaaACCAAAGGCTAAGAAATATGCACATGTCACCATTTAATTAGAGAGCAAGAAGAAGAAACACTAACATCATAACAATCCCGAAATGTTCAGGAACACTTAACTCACATTTCATGTTCAGTCAACCTCTCTTGGTCCTAGCAGTATGCAACAAAATTAGCAAAGGCTACAACAACACATTAAGGATCTTACCAGGAGTGAACAAGGGACATCTTAATTCAAATTTTAGGTTGTCTATGATGTGGCAATTGACATGACGATATGCCCCTTGTATCCAATGCTCTTAGCAATTAAGAACACCTAAGAAAGTGCTTAAAATGTTAAATTTGCACCCAAAAAGAAAGGACTTGGGAAAGTGCAATACTCACAAGTGTGTCCACCGGGAAATTATTTTGTGTAAGATGAAACAATAAGACACATGGCACCTATTTAGCACAAAAGTTTATTAAATCTATCGACAAACACCAGGCCACGTAATTATTTCTTGAAAGGTTTGGATTACAAGCTATATTATAAACTAAGTACTTTTATACCATTACGGTCCATTTCCTCCTCAAATTCGAGTTCTATGGACCTTACCAGTGAATACACCAACTTAACAAACACATCTTTGTTCAAAATCCATCAGTTCTAAGAAGAAGAGACATTATCACTTGTAGAGCAGCATGAACCGCATCATTAGTATATGCCTTCTTCTTACCTTTATAGCTTATAATAGTTGACAAAATATATAACTTTTAGCTATCCACTTGAAAAATAGAGGGACTTGCTTAGGAAAACAAAAAACATATAtaacaaaattaaagaaaaatacatGGTTGACAGCTGAAATCTAATTAAATTAGACAAAAGGAAAGAGAGATCAAAAGACCCAAATATCCCAATATGCACACAATAAAATGCAGTATAGCCCCAATCTTCTAGACTCGTGGGAAAGTATCATAACTcctaaaatcagattttgacatcttttttgttattttggcttcaaaaaattatgtaaaaaaatttcaccattCTAACAGATGAAGAAACTGGAAAGATCAACAAGCaattaaattgcaaaatgaaCTAACTGTACCCCTCTCTCTTTCTGGACCCATCACAATCACAAAAAACaaccagtaaaatcaaaataaccaTCAAGTGATAATTGGAGACTAAAActataaggaaaaaaaataaagaatcaCAGCCAAGAAAAATATACACAACGATAGAAAAGAAAACCTTAGAAGTCACTTGATTACCATGCACAAGTTTGATTTAGTCAAAGTGAGCGTGTCAGTGAAAGCTCAACTgcgaaggaaaaacaaaaaaattttagagaaagaaaaatcaaCCAATAAATTTGCTGATATTCTCTTGAGAGCTTTAGCTCATAGAAAGGGCAtttagaaaaaaattgaaaatcagCGATTAAAACAGACGTGGTTTCCATTGTTGAGAGCACCATAATAATTCTTACAAACTGCAACAACACAATTGAAAAGCAGTAGCTACAAAACATGAACTTTGGTATTTAAGACCACGTTTTCTTTTCCTCTATTTCACAAACTCAAAAATGGAGATTTATACAAACGCTACCTGTttgttttggtattttgcaAATAAACGATGCAGTATGCTGTGCTACTTGAAGTGAATGATTAGGAAATAAGTTGaggggaaattttgaaaaaatcataGAAAACTTTTCAGCAAGGAAAGTAGATATTAAGGCATTAAAATCCATTATATTTTCATGAGTTCTTTTAGCCTCGaagataaaaacatgaaatcaaacaaaaagGTAATAACCTTTTTTTGCCACGTTTAACGAGTTCTTCGATCTTAAAGATGAAAACCTGAAATCAAATATAAAGGTAGGAACTACTTTTTGCTACTCATATATAGAGAAAAATATATAGAAACCATAACTGCAAATTAGAAAAGTGGAcaaaaaaaatcctccaaatATAAACAGCAACAACACCtataacaataataaaaaacttaaaatagagctcaggaaaaaaaataaaagtaagcaCGGAtgcaaaaattagaaaactcACCATGAGGAAAGTGAATGCCGGAGAGAAG contains:
- the LOC113761618 gene encoding acyl carrier protein 1, mitochondrial-like, encoding MASSALRSSILRHIRIPVSQTLTLNGSTKLGSVRFMSSHDDHLDKEEVIARVLDVVKSFPKVDPAKVTPDVHFQKDLGLDSLDTVEIVMALEEEFKLEIPDKEADKIDSCHLAIEYVYNHPMAG